Proteins from a genomic interval of Papaver somniferum cultivar HN1 chromosome 4, ASM357369v1, whole genome shotgun sequence:
- the LOC113273930 gene encoding uncharacterized protein LOC113273930, with protein MDNNGEPASNNNGEPAANNNSSVPASIWTQEKWFQKFSDLQKFAIRVIYLSAWILLVGLLVAKHYHPSPSCLVGSDQPDEMFAKGSVSMMFLIVAAVVLNMKQRIRGLSALQLARLRSKLEWILHVRYCCRSRSHIYGFYYAGRCSDPFWRVEMSCTIYHCFYGSVCLLHSGCRYLLTCFYLLYVICAL; from the exons ATGGACAACAATGGAGAACCAGCTTCTAATAACAATGGAGAACCAGCTGCTAATAACAATTCAAG TGTACCGGCTTCTATTTGGACTCAAGAGAAATGGTTTCAGAAGTTTAGTGATTTGCAGAAATTTGCTATTCGTGTTATATACTTGTCAGCTTGGATCCTCCTTGTGGGTCTACTTGTGGCAAAACACTACCACCCATCACCCAGTTGCCTTGTAGGAAGTGATCAACCTGATGAAATGTTTGCAAAAGGATCAGTGTCAATGATGTTTCTTATTGTTGCCGCCGTTGTGCTGAACATGAAGCAACGCATCAGAGGATTGTCAGCATTGCAGCTGGCACGTTTGAGATCGAAGCTCGAATGGATACTTCACGTGCGCTATTGTTGTCGTAGTAGGAGTCACATCTACGGGTTTTACTATGCTGGACGGTGCTCAGATCCTTTTTGGCGCGTGGAGATGTCGTGCACCATCTACCATTGCTTTTATGGGTCTGTCTGCCTTCTTCACAGTGGTTGCCGATATTTACTTACTTGTTTTTATCTGTTATATGTGATTTGCGCCCTATAG